One window of the Crassaminicella thermophila genome contains the following:
- the ortA gene encoding 2-amino-4-oxopentanoate thiolase subunit OrtA translates to MKASKGDWVLIHNIVLCSNERAPQVPDDTKKVPLESWVKGFLQHDAEVGEEVQVRTITGRLEKGKLIDVNPTYKHNYGNFVPELLQIGIKLRKILYGGEANE, encoded by the coding sequence ATGAAAGCGAGTAAGGGAGACTGGGTATTAATTCATAATATTGTTTTATGTTCTAACGAAAGAGCACCACAAGTGCCTGATGATACAAAAAAAGTTCCTCTTGAATCATGGGTAAAAGGTTTTTTACAGCATGATGCAGAAGTTGGAGAGGAAGTGCAAGTGAGAACGATTACAGGAAGATTAGAAAAAGGAAAACTAATAGATGTAAATCCAACCTATAAGCATAATTATGGAAATTTTGTACCAGAGCTTCTTCAAATAGGAATAAAACTTAGAAAAATCCTATATGGAGGTGAAGCAAATGAATAG
- the trxA gene encoding thioredoxin, translated as MGNENIVILSADNFEDEVLKSKNPVVVDFYADWCGPCQVVGPIMDELANELEGKVKICKVNVDGQTELARKFKVMSIPTILFYKNGEQVNRVTGASSKNEFMNLIYKML; from the coding sequence ATGGGAAACGAGAATATTGTAATACTAAGTGCTGATAACTTTGAAGATGAAGTATTAAAGTCTAAGAATCCTGTAGTAGTAGATTTTTATGCTGACTGGTGTGGGCCATGTCAAGTAGTAGGGCCTATTATGGATGAGTTAGCAAATGAGTTAGAAGGAAAAGTGAAAATTTGCAAGGTAAATGTAGATGGGCAGACAGAATTAGCAAGGAAATTTAAAGTAATGAGTATTCCTACCATATTATTTTATAAAAACGGAGAACAAGTAAATAGAGTAACAGGTGCTTCATCAAAAAATGAATTTATGAATCTAATTTATAAAATGCTATAG
- the aspS gene encoding aspartate--tRNA ligase translates to MAESLGNMKRTHMCGTLRTSNIGNEVVLMGWVQKRRDLGGLIFTDLRDRSGIAQIVFDKDVSEEAFIKAEKIRGEYVIGIRGKVRKRESINPNLPTGEIEVFVEELKIFSQAKTPPIYIEDEDEVSENLRLKYRYLDLRKPKMQKNLMFRHKMAKITRDFLDENGFAEIETPMLTKPTPEGARDYLVPSRVNPGKFYALPQSPQLFKQLLMVSGMDRYFQIVKCFRDEDLRADRQPEFTQIDIEMSFVDIDDVLSLNEKLIQKIFKEMLNVDIELPLQRMSYKEAMERYGSDKPDIRFGFELKCINDIVKNCEFKVFSATVENSGDVRGININGYADAFSRKNISKLEEYVKTYGAKGLAWIKVTNEGVNSPIAKFFSDEEMKKIIERFQAKEGDLILLVADKPKVVFDALGHLRVEIAKKLDILDKNEYKLLWITDFPLFEYDEEEKRYVAKHHPFTSPMEEDIDLLETEPYKVRAKAYDIVLNGIEIGGGSIRIHDSELQQKMFKALGFSQEEAWEKFGFLLEAFQYGTPPHGGIAYGLDRFVMLLTGNDSIREVIAFPKTQNASSPMTEDPSTVDKRQLEELHIQIVE, encoded by the coding sequence ATGGCAGAATCTTTAGGAAATATGAAGAGAACACACATGTGTGGTACATTAAGAACAAGCAATATAGGTAATGAAGTAGTATTAATGGGTTGGGTTCAAAAAAGACGTGACTTAGGAGGACTAATATTTACAGACTTAAGAGACAGATCTGGTATTGCTCAAATTGTATTTGATAAGGATGTTTCAGAAGAGGCATTTATAAAGGCAGAAAAAATTAGAGGAGAATATGTAATAGGGATTAGAGGAAAAGTAAGAAAGAGAGAATCTATAAATCCAAATTTACCAACTGGAGAAATTGAAGTATTTGTTGAAGAGTTAAAAATATTTTCACAAGCAAAAACACCACCTATTTACATTGAAGATGAAGACGAAGTTTCAGAAAATCTGAGATTAAAGTATAGGTATCTTGATTTAAGAAAGCCTAAGATGCAAAAGAATTTAATGTTCAGACACAAAATGGCAAAAATCACCAGAGATTTTCTTGATGAGAATGGTTTTGCTGAAATTGAAACACCGATGCTTACAAAACCTACACCTGAGGGAGCAAGAGATTATCTAGTACCAAGTAGAGTAAATCCAGGAAAATTTTATGCTCTTCCTCAATCACCACAATTGTTTAAGCAGTTATTGATGGTATCTGGTATGGATAGATATTTTCAAATTGTAAAATGCTTTAGAGATGAAGATTTAAGAGCAGATAGACAGCCAGAATTTACGCAAATTGATATTGAAATGTCATTTGTGGATATTGATGATGTATTATCCTTAAATGAAAAATTAATCCAAAAAATATTTAAAGAGATGCTAAACGTGGATATTGAGCTTCCGTTGCAAAGGATGTCTTATAAAGAAGCTATGGAAAGATATGGCTCAGATAAACCAGATATTAGATTTGGATTTGAATTAAAGTGTATTAACGATATTGTAAAAAACTGCGAATTCAAAGTATTTAGTGCTACAGTTGAAAATAGCGGAGATGTTCGAGGTATTAATATAAATGGATATGCTGATGCGTTTAGTAGAAAAAATATATCAAAATTAGAAGAATATGTTAAGACTTATGGAGCAAAAGGCTTAGCATGGATAAAAGTTACAAATGAAGGTGTAAATTCTCCAATAGCGAAATTTTTCAGTGATGAAGAAATGAAAAAAATTATTGAAAGATTTCAAGCAAAGGAAGGAGATTTAATACTACTTGTAGCAGATAAGCCAAAGGTTGTATTTGATGCATTGGGCCATTTAAGGGTAGAGATAGCAAAAAAATTAGATATTTTAGATAAAAATGAATATAAACTTCTTTGGATAACAGATTTTCCATTGTTTGAATATGATGAGGAAGAAAAAAGATATGTTGCAAAACATCATCCATTTACTTCACCAATGGAAGAAGATATTGATTTATTGGAAACTGAACCATATAAAGTAAGAGCAAAAGCGTATGATATTGTTCTTAATGGTATAGAAATTGGTGGAGGTAGTATTAGAATCCATGATAGTGAATTGCAGCAGAAAATGTTTAAAGCTTTAGGTTTTTCGCAAGAAGAGGCATGGGAAAAATTTGGATTTTTATTGGAAGCTTTTCAGTATGGAACACCTCCACATGGAGGTATAGCGTATGGATTAGATAGGTTTGTAATGCTACTTACAGGAAATGATAGCATTAGAGAAGTAATTGCATTTCCAAAAACACAAAATGCTTCCTCACCTATGACAGAGGATCCGTCAACTGTAGACAAGAGACAATTAGAAGAATTACATATTCAAATTGTTGAATAA
- a CDS encoding ornithine aminomutase subunit alpha, which yields MKAYLKREDDFQARRKHLANLSDEELKKRFWELAEKAVDPLLELARTHTSPSIERSVLLRMGFSSLEAKPLVEGAIARGLIGKGVGHIVYRIAKEKNIPLRQAGLEMIEGKHWDDAVAIFRGGIEE from the coding sequence TTGAAAGCATATTTAAAGAGAGAAGATGATTTTCAAGCTAGAAGAAAGCATCTAGCAAATCTTTCTGATGAAGAATTAAAGAAACGGTTTTGGGAGTTAGCAGAAAAAGCTGTAGATCCTTTACTAGAGCTTGCTAGAACACACACTTCACCATCAATAGAGCGTTCAGTGCTTTTGAGAATGGGATTTTCAAGTTTGGAAGCAAAGCCATTAGTTGAAGGAGCAATTGCTAGAGGACTAATAGGAAAAGGTGTAGGACATATTGTATATAGAATTGCTAAAGAGAAAAATATCCCTCTTAGACAGGCAGGTCTTGAAATGATTGAAGGAAAGCATTGGGACGATGCTGTAGCAATCTTTAGAGGAGGGATTGAGGAATGA
- a CDS encoding serine hydroxymethyltransferase, producing MNFDHLKGIDIDIFNAIQDEIGRQASKIELIASENFVSYAVMEAMGSQLTNKYAEGYPSKRYYGGCEYVDIVEDLAIERLKKLFSAEHVNVQPHSGANANIAVYFTVLNPGDTVLGMNLSHGGHLTHGSPVNISGKYYNFVDYGVDKETETIDYEEIRRIAKEVNPKLIVAGASAYPRIIDFKKFREIADEVGAYLMVDMAHIAGLVAAGFHPNPCEYAHFVTTTTHKTLRGPRGGAILCKKEFAKQIDKAIFPGTQGGPLMHVIAAKAVSFKEALTDEFKVYQQQVIKNAKKLSEELIKREFRLVSGGTDNHLILIDLRNKNITGKEAELLLDEAGVTVNKNTIPFDPQSPFITSGIRIGTPAVTTRGMKEEDMIDIAEIIRTVIDNPKKMQDAKKMVENLCTKFPLYK from the coding sequence ATGAATTTTGACCATTTAAAAGGTATAGACATTGATATTTTTAATGCAATTCAAGATGAGATAGGAAGACAGGCAAGCAAAATTGAATTAATTGCATCTGAGAACTTTGTAAGTTATGCTGTGATGGAGGCAATGGGAAGCCAATTAACTAATAAATATGCTGAAGGATATCCTTCTAAACGTTATTATGGTGGTTGTGAATATGTTGATATAGTAGAAGATTTGGCAATAGAGAGATTAAAGAAGCTATTTAGTGCAGAACATGTAAATGTTCAACCTCACTCAGGAGCTAATGCTAATATTGCAGTATATTTTACAGTACTTAATCCTGGAGATACTGTATTAGGGATGAATCTTTCACATGGAGGACACTTAACACATGGAAGTCCTGTAAATATTTCAGGTAAATATTATAATTTTGTGGATTATGGTGTAGATAAGGAAACAGAGACTATTGATTATGAAGAGATTCGTAGAATTGCTAAGGAAGTAAATCCAAAATTAATCGTTGCTGGTGCTAGTGCGTATCCAAGAATAATTGATTTTAAAAAATTTCGAGAAATAGCTGATGAAGTTGGTGCATATTTAATGGTAGATATGGCACATATTGCGGGATTAGTAGCAGCAGGATTTCATCCAAATCCATGTGAATATGCACATTTTGTCACTACAACAACACATAAAACATTAAGAGGTCCTAGAGGTGGAGCAATTCTTTGTAAAAAGGAATTTGCAAAACAAATTGACAAGGCTATATTCCCAGGAACACAGGGGGGCCCACTTATGCATGTTATTGCAGCAAAAGCAGTTAGCTTTAAAGAAGCATTAACAGACGAATTTAAAGTATACCAACAACAAGTTATAAAAAATGCAAAAAAATTATCAGAGGAACTAATAAAAAGAGAATTTCGATTAGTTTCTGGAGGAACAGATAATCATCTAATATTAATTGACTTAAGAAATAAAAATATAACTGGAAAAGAAGCTGAACTATTACTAGACGAAGCTGGTGTAACTGTTAATAAAAATACTATTCCATTTGATCCACAAAGTCCTTTTATAACAAGTGGAATTAGAATTGGTACACCAGCAGTAACAACTAGAGGAATGAAAGAAGAAGATATGATAGATATTGCAGAAATTATTAGAACTGTTATTGATAATCCTAAGAAAATGCAGGATGCAAAAAAAATGGTGGAAAATTTATGTACTAAATTTCCATTATATAAATAA
- a CDS encoding threonine/serine exporter family protein, with protein sequence MMFLQYISSFLATVGFSILFNIPKKAIVKASFVGAIGWMAFIYSNQYFHSLVAASSIGACIVAIISEIFARIFKETVTVFIIPGIIPLVPGAGMYYTMLAVIEKDFNRFASIGSETIFVAGGIAAAILIISSITRMIFKAKTQLFKKKKH encoded by the coding sequence ATGATGTTTTTACAATATATTTCTTCTTTTCTAGCAACCGTTGGATTTTCTATATTATTTAATATCCCTAAAAAAGCAATCGTTAAGGCCTCATTTGTTGGTGCTATTGGTTGGATGGCTTTTATATATTCAAACCAATATTTTCATTCACTCGTCGCAGCATCCTCTATAGGTGCATGTATCGTAGCTATCATTAGTGAAATATTTGCTAGAATATTTAAAGAAACAGTAACCGTTTTTATTATTCCTGGTATTATCCCCTTAGTCCCTGGAGCTGGAATGTATTATACCATGCTTGCAGTCATTGAAAAAGATTTTAATAGATTTGCTTCTATAGGAAGTGAAACCATATTTGTAGCTGGCGGTATTGCTGCAGCAATTTTAATCATATCATCAATAACACGTATGATTTTTAAAGCAAAAACACAATTATTCAAAAAGAAAAAACATTAG
- a CDS encoding threonine/serine exporter family protein produces MRTKKKNILTLALYAGEIMLKNGAETYRVEDTIIRICKAYHIPYVESFVTPTGIFISVDSNDDTETNAFIKRIKTRTIDLNKVSQVNNFSRKLATSYISVEEGMEILRNIDNLPKYSKLLKAISAGIASAFFAVLLGATYNDIICSFFISIFVYIAVSFVENLDSNLFIQNAIGGTITALLAILSINIHLGINIDKIIISSIMILVPGVAITNAVRDYISGDLLSGTARSGEAIIIAVAIAVGVGTVMNFWLYIFGGIL; encoded by the coding sequence ATGCGTACTAAAAAGAAAAATATTCTTACTCTAGCACTCTATGCAGGAGAAATCATGCTTAAAAATGGAGCAGAAACTTATCGAGTAGAAGATACCATTATTCGAATATGCAAGGCTTATCATATTCCATATGTAGAATCTTTTGTAACACCTACTGGTATTTTTATTTCTGTTGATAGTAATGATGATACTGAAACAAATGCGTTTATTAAAAGAATAAAAACAAGAACCATTGACTTAAATAAAGTTTCTCAAGTCAATAATTTTTCTCGTAAACTTGCTACATCTTATATATCCGTTGAAGAAGGTATGGAAATTTTAAGAAATATTGATAATCTCCCTAAATATTCAAAACTATTAAAAGCTATTAGTGCTGGTATCGCTTCTGCTTTTTTTGCTGTCTTATTAGGTGCAACATACAATGATATTATTTGTTCTTTTTTTATCTCCATTTTTGTTTATATTGCAGTATCATTTGTTGAAAACCTAGATTCAAATTTATTTATTCAAAATGCTATTGGCGGAACTATTACTGCTTTATTAGCTATTTTATCAATAAATATACACTTAGGAATAAATATTGATAAGATCATTATTAGTTCAATTATGATTTTAGTTCCTGGTGTTGCCATAACAAATGCCGTAAGAGATTATATATCTGGTGATTTGCTATCTGGTACAGCTAGGTCAGGCGAAGCAATTATCATTGCCGTAGCAATAGCTGTAGGAGTAGGTACTGTTATGAATTTCTGGTTATACATATTCGGAGGTATATTATGA
- a CDS encoding SoxR reducing system RseC family protein encodes MIQVGKVVEILDSKRAKVLMRKHAACGECGACQHGDENMNLNIIAVNEINAEVGDIVEVNMETQNVLGAAFIVYVIPLFAMILGIGIGSYLFKKMGVTVNLEIYAICLGFVLTAIAYLAIKSREGSFKKDKRYMPVISKILD; translated from the coding sequence ATGATTCAAGTAGGAAAAGTAGTTGAAATTTTAGATAGTAAAAGAGCGAAAGTTTTGATGCGAAAGCATGCTGCGTGTGGAGAATGTGGAGCATGCCAGCATGGGGATGAAAATATGAATCTAAATATTATAGCTGTTAATGAAATAAATGCAGAAGTTGGAGATATAGTTGAAGTAAATATGGAAACACAGAATGTTTTAGGAGCAGCTTTTATTGTTTATGTAATTCCATTATTCGCAATGATTTTAGGTATTGGTATAGGTAGTTATTTATTTAAGAAAATGGGGGTTACAGTAAATTTGGAGATTTATGCAATATGCCTTGGCTTTGTTTTAACTGCTATAGCATATTTAGCTATTAAGTCACGTGAAGGATCTTTTAAAAAGGATAAAAGATATATGCCTGTAATATCAAAAATTTTAGATTAA
- the ortB gene encoding 2-amino-4-oxopentanoate thiolase subunit OrtB, whose amino-acid sequence MNRDVSYAGIMSRRNEIMKKAIGIDYKAFESGSIAFDYEKMMRETGYTLEEMQKIQGNAGVGNTPLLELKNLTKLSREIAPKGKGARIFIKDEAANPSGSFKARRAANAVYHAKRLGYKGVIAATSGNYGAAVASQAAINGLKCIIVQECYDSKGMGQPEIIEKARKCEAYGAEVVQLTVGPELFYTFLKLLEETGYFNASLYSPFGIAGVETLGYEIAMQFREKEGRDPDVVVCTNAGGGNLTGTARGLIKAGADGVEVVGASVNLKGLHMASDMQFNKKSFTTGHTGFGIPFATWPDRSDVPRSAARPLRYIDRYVTITQGEVFYMTEALAQIEGLERGPAGNTSLAAAFSIAQELDENQIIVVQETEYTGAGKHIQPQLSFAKDNGIHIRFGNPNEEVPGENIILPEHPKLIKAKDLDLDKLKRSYIHHCVEIYEKKEISLEDLEFLVQDTKSSVEFVKKALSEKDVIVLE is encoded by the coding sequence ATGAATAGAGATGTAAGTTACGCAGGGATAATGTCAAGACGTAACGAAATAATGAAAAAAGCTATAGGAATAGATTATAAAGCATTTGAATCAGGTTCTATTGCTTTTGATTACGAAAAAATGATGAGAGAAACGGGATATACGCTTGAAGAAATGCAGAAAATTCAAGGAAATGCAGGGGTTGGAAATACACCTCTTTTAGAATTGAAAAATCTAACAAAACTATCTAGAGAAATAGCACCGAAGGGAAAAGGTGCTAGAATTTTCATAAAAGATGAAGCTGCTAATCCTTCAGGAAGTTTTAAGGCTAGAAGAGCAGCAAATGCAGTTTATCATGCAAAAAGACTAGGATATAAGGGAGTTATTGCAGCTACTAGTGGAAATTATGGTGCTGCTGTAGCAAGTCAAGCAGCAATAAATGGGCTTAAATGTATTATTGTACAGGAATGTTATGACAGTAAAGGTATGGGGCAGCCAGAAATTATTGAGAAAGCTAGAAAATGTGAGGCCTATGGTGCAGAAGTTGTGCAGCTTACTGTTGGACCAGAATTATTCTATACATTTCTAAAGTTATTGGAAGAAACAGGATATTTTAATGCTTCATTATATTCACCTTTTGGTATAGCAGGTGTTGAAACTCTTGGTTATGAAATAGCAATGCAATTTAGAGAAAAAGAAGGTAGAGACCCAGATGTAGTTGTATGTACAAATGCAGGTGGGGGAAATTTAACAGGAACAGCTCGTGGTTTAATAAAAGCAGGTGCAGATGGAGTAGAAGTAGTTGGAGCAAGCGTAAACTTAAAAGGATTACATATGGCTAGTGATATGCAATTTAATAAAAAATCTTTTACAACAGGACATACAGGATTTGGAATCCCTTTTGCTACATGGCCTGATAGATCAGATGTGCCAAGATCAGCAGCACGTCCACTAAGATATATAGATAGATATGTTACTATTACACAAGGAGAAGTATTTTATATGACAGAAGCTCTTGCACAAATTGAAGGATTAGAAAGAGGACCAGCAGGGAATACATCTTTAGCTGCTGCATTTAGTATTGCACAAGAGCTAGATGAAAACCAAATTATTGTTGTGCAGGAAACGGAATATACAGGAGCAGGTAAACATATTCAGCCTCAATTATCTTTTGCAAAAGATAATGGAATACATATAAGATTTGGCAATCCAAATGAAGAGGTTCCAGGAGAAAATATTATATTGCCAGAACATCCCAAATTGATAAAAGCTAAAGATTTAGATTTAGATAAGCTAAAGAGATCATACATTCATCATTGTGTTGAAATATATGAAAAAAAAGAAATTAGTTTAGAGGATTTAGAATTTTTAGTGCAAGATACAAAATCTAGCGTTGAATTTGTAAAAAAAGCTTTAAGTGAAAAAGACGTTATAGTTCTAGAATAA
- the ord gene encoding 2,4-diaminopentanoate dehydrogenase gives MENVKVIIYGLGAMGRGMAEMLLKKKGVEIVGVVGRGKMLGTSMYDYLSVERGDRPDVIISTYDKVITEKAADVVLLCTDSFTKNAFEKIKYCLENKINVISSAEEMSYPKAQEPELAKEIDKIAKENGVTVLGTGINPGLMMDLLVVLLTGACEEVEHITARRVNSLSPFGPAVMEEQGIGLTVDAFKKGIEEGTLAGHVGFCESVNMIADAIGWKLSDKVKQTMEPIVTNVYRKSPYAEVQPGDVAGCAMKGYGYVDGKLKIEMDHPQQIEPELEGVHTGDYIIIKGRPNINMSINPEVPGGIGTIAMCVNMIPHVINARAGLKTMLDLPVPRAIMGDMRELIER, from the coding sequence ATGGAAAATGTAAAGGTTATTATTTATGGTTTAGGTGCAATGGGTAGAGGAATGGCAGAAATGTTATTAAAGAAAAAAGGTGTTGAAATTGTAGGTGTAGTAGGTAGAGGAAAAATGCTAGGTACTAGTATGTATGATTATCTTTCTGTAGAGAGAGGAGACAGACCGGATGTAATAATTAGTACATATGATAAAGTAATCACTGAAAAAGCTGCTGATGTAGTTTTATTATGCACTGATTCTTTTACAAAAAATGCATTTGAAAAAATTAAGTATTGTTTAGAAAATAAAATAAATGTAATATCTAGTGCTGAGGAAATGTCATATCCAAAAGCACAAGAACCAGAACTTGCAAAAGAAATAGATAAAATAGCAAAAGAAAATGGTGTTACTGTATTAGGAACAGGAATTAATCCAGGATTAATGATGGATTTATTGGTTGTTCTCTTAACTGGAGCTTGTGAAGAAGTAGAGCATATTACAGCTAGAAGAGTTAATAGTTTATCACCGTTTGGTCCAGCTGTAATGGAGGAGCAAGGAATAGGTTTAACTGTAGATGCATTTAAAAAAGGTATTGAAGAAGGTACATTAGCTGGACATGTAGGTTTTTGCGAATCAGTAAATATGATTGCGGATGCGATTGGTTGGAAATTAAGTGATAAGGTGAAGCAGACAATGGAACCAATTGTTACAAATGTATATAGAAAATCTCCTTATGCAGAAGTACAACCTGGGGATGTTGCTGGATGTGCTATGAAAGGATACGGATATGTTGATGGTAAGCTAAAAATAGAAATGGATCATCCACAACAAATAGAACCAGAACTAGAAGGGGTTCATACAGGTGATTATATTATTATTAAAGGAAGACCAAATATTAATATGTCTATAAACCCTGAAGTGCCTGGTGGAATAGGAACAATTGCTATGTGTGTAAATATGATTCCTCATGTTATTAATGCAAGAGCGGGTCTAAAGACTATGTTAGATTTACCTGTACCAAGAGCTATTATGGGAGATATGAGAGAGTTAATAGAAAGGTAG
- a CDS encoding sigma-54 interaction domain-containing protein: MDVYVHEILKIILEYVDEGIHAIDNKGKTILYNRAMAELEGMDKDDVLDKQLLDVFPTLNKNNSTLLRILRTNEKIINHPQTYLNNKNKEITTINTTIPIFFNNKKVGALEIAKDITKIKQLSDQNMSLQLQLSQPESQKIFLKKFTFSSIIGNNKNFLNAINYAKKASKFSSSVFIYGETGTGKELVAQSIHNASQRANKPFLAQNCAAIPETLLEGILFGTVKGSFTGAIDRPGLFEQANNGTIFLDEINSMGLQLQSKLLRVLQEGTVRRVGGIKDIPIDVRVIASSNEEPYEAIEKGNLRKDLFYRINVIPINLPPLRERKDDIELLTKHFVDKYNKKLNKKIREIDFYILDAFKNYKWPGNVRELENVIEGAMNIVENDTILRREHFSPQANAKIFALAHERDYELKNNLPDTLADIEKNIIQKVLKSCNHNISKAAFLLGIKRQTLQHKLKKYNIVQK, translated from the coding sequence ATGGATGTTTATGTTCATGAAATATTAAAAATTATTTTAGAATATGTTGATGAAGGTATACATGCAATAGATAATAAAGGAAAAACAATTCTATATAATCGTGCAATGGCAGAATTAGAAGGTATGGATAAGGATGATGTTTTGGATAAACAGCTTTTAGATGTTTTTCCTACGCTAAATAAAAATAATAGTACATTATTACGCATATTAAGGACGAATGAAAAAATAATAAATCATCCTCAAACTTATTTAAATAACAAGAATAAAGAAATTACTACAATTAACACAACGATACCTATTTTTTTTAATAATAAGAAAGTAGGAGCCTTAGAGATTGCAAAAGATATTACTAAAATTAAGCAATTATCAGATCAAAATATGTCTCTTCAGCTTCAATTATCACAACCAGAGAGTCAAAAAATATTTCTTAAAAAATTCACATTTTCAAGTATTATTGGAAATAATAAAAATTTCTTAAATGCTATCAATTACGCAAAAAAAGCTTCAAAATTTTCATCGAGTGTTTTCATATATGGAGAGACTGGTACAGGAAAAGAATTAGTTGCTCAAAGTATACACAATGCAAGTCAAAGAGCGAATAAACCATTTCTTGCTCAAAACTGTGCAGCAATTCCAGAAACTTTGTTAGAGGGAATTCTTTTTGGAACTGTCAAGGGTAGCTTTACAGGTGCGATTGATAGACCTGGATTATTTGAACAGGCTAATAACGGTACAATTTTTTTAGATGAAATTAATTCAATGGGGTTACAGTTGCAGTCAAAATTATTAAGGGTATTACAGGAGGGTACTGTAAGACGAGTAGGAGGGATAAAAGATATTCCAATAGATGTAAGAGTCATTGCTAGCAGTAATGAAGAACCTTATGAGGCAATTGAAAAAGGTAATTTAAGGAAGGATTTATTTTATAGGATTAATGTCATTCCTATTAATTTACCCCCTTTAAGAGAAAGAAAAGATGATATTGAACTCTTAACCAAACATTTTGTAGATAAATATAATAAAAAACTAAATAAAAAAATAAGAGAGATTGATTTTTACATTTTAGATGCTTTTAAAAATTATAAATGGCCTGGTAATGTGAGAGAATTAGAAAATGTTATAGAAGGTGCAATGAATATTGTTGAAAATGATACTATATTAAGAAGAGAACATTTTTCGCCTCAAGCTAATGCAAAAATTTTTGCATTAGCTCATGAGCGAGATTATGAATTAAAGAATAATTTACCAGATACACTTGCAGATATCGAAAAAAATATTATTCAAAAAGTATTAAAATCTTGTAATCATAATATCTCAAAAGCTGCATTTCTATTAGGTATAAAGAGACAGACATTGCAACATAAATTAAAAAAATATAATATAGTTCAAAAATGA